The DNA window CTACAATGTGAGCCTTTTATGTGTTGATGCTGATTTTCCGATCATGAAAGACTTTATTGATAGGTATGTTGATAGTGTCATCCATTTTATGCAATTATTTTTTCATGTATGAATTTGAAAATGATCCATGCTCTGCAGAATGCCTGAGGAGAGCAAGGTAACCCTGTCTGACCAACTTGGAGGGAATTCCCAATATTCCTCCCAAAGTTCTGAAAATCAACAGCTCACTCCTGTCCAAAAATTGTTCTCTAAGGCTGTTGTTTTGCCTATTGCTGAGATTATTCAACTTACGGATGTATGTCTTTCTATTTTCCTATATTATCGTAATTATAACCTCATTGTTTAGTGTGTCACATGTTTCTGATTTTGGCGGCTATTTGTCCAGGTTACATTTTGCGCTACTGTCGCTACAACAAAATTATTAGTAGCATCTCCGTTTGGATGGTTCTATCGTGCCTGCCATATGTGTCAATCTATAGCGCGCGGGGACAACCCCCCCTTTGAGTGTGAATCTGGTCATGAAACCATGGCCGAAGTCCTGAGGTTTTAGTTGTTCTCACCTAATAGATGTTGTTTCTGTCATGTTTTTGATGTTTCTATGTTGTCGGCTTTTTTAACGGAACGACTTCTTATGATGTTCAGGTATAAGATTGAAATTGAGGTTACTCACGGGGGCCAAAGCTGCAATTTTGTCTTCTGGAACAGAGAATGTGAAATGCTGTTGGGTTTATCTGCATCGCAACTTCGTAACACTATGATTCAGGTTATATTTTTATTCTGCATACGAATTAGAATGTACTTTTCAATACTCTGTGTACACTAATATGGCCAGTTGTTTAAATAGGCTGGAATTACTGATCCATTGGACTTTCCGTTAGCACTTGATCAGTTGTTGAAGTTGGAAATGGCTATGAAGGTTAAGTGGCATCCACGCTGGAAGAACTGTTCCGTCGTTATGATTATAAAAAATGATCCTATTATCCAGCAACTTAAGGAGAAATGGGGAACAGATGAGGTCAGCTCTAATAAACTGACATTTGTTTTATAAAAGATGACTTCATATTATAACAATTTTGGcctgattttgtttttctttggtaAATTCTCAAGGAACCTATTCCAATCCAAACTGTCGTACCTGATACTCTGGAGGTAGAAATTTTAAACTGTGTATGCATTTTTTTGCTTTTCCTGTGATTATGTTATATTGAAAACTGTGTTTAACAATATATAGATTAAAGAGAGTGTTGATGAAGCTAAAACAGATGCCAATGAAGACTGTGAATTGGTTACAGTAAGTCTCACTGCAACACACTTACCTACTTACATTTAGATCAATATTACTAACACTTATCGACTTACATTTATATCACAATTCCTAACTAATAGTCTTCATCGTGGCATTGTAGGACCTGGAAATTACATCTGAACACAAGCCGGATGCTGTTACACCTGGTGGTAAGAGACATCTTCCTGCTGCATCAAGTGAATCTATTGATGGGGAACTGTCATCAAACAAGCTGAAGAAGATAATTAAAATGGAGAAGATTGATTaggaatatttttattttgtgtgtGTTTTGCTTAGGTGTTTGTTACAAAAACTGAATGTTAGTTTCCTTTGCTTTTAATCATGTGTGTGATTTCATTTTCTGTAATAATTAGTGCATGAATACTGGCTATGTGCTTCTGTTATGTTCAATTTGATTTAAGAATTATCAATGGTTTCTTTGTCTTATtatattcaaatgattcaaattgaactacatattatatatactattattaattattttgattctttttgATCATATATCAAACATTCCATTGATAACTATACCTCTTATAACGCGGTGctccttttttattatttttaatgttagttACAATAATGATGTTGCAAAGAACAGTTTGTTTGGTTTAGCAGAATTTAAGTTTTCTGTTATTGCATTGTAAACTAAAACATGGATTGTGTCTCACAAACAAACACCAGGACTTTTAACATTTGACTATGTTAACtatcaataaataattttatgtctGATCTTACTATAATGTTGATACAATATTATGGGACAGATTTCATTTTAACTAACAGCATATCAGAGTGGATTAATAGAATATAATAGGAGAACTTaaaaaatttgtcctgaaaacgATTATAGATTAGATCTTCCAGTGGTCACAATATTACTGTGTTCACATTTTGGATAAAGTGCTTACAAANNNNNNNNNNNNNNNNNNNNNNNNNNNNNNNNNNNNNNNNNNNNNNNNNNNNNNNNNNNNNNNNNNNNNNNNNNNNNNNNNNNNNNNNNNNNNNNNNNNNTTTTTTGATTGTATTTTAAGCTTTTGGTTGTAGTGTTATGTCATTGAGTTTCCTTATCAATTGTACATTCTGGATTGATTTTTAGATTTGTATTTTAGCATGCATGAATCAAATTGTTAATTATAGTGTAAGCAGTATGCTTCAAGTTATTTTATCTAGTTTCTGGATCAAGAACTATATTTGAGATTGGTTCAAGTCATGACATTTTTATAATCTCAAAACCTATTTAAAATTGCAAAAAATTGAGATTCTAGGAGTGAGATTTGAATCACATATCCCTTGActcaaataaaatgaaacaaagacATTCAGGCAATGTTTCAAGCTATCATGACTCGAATCACAACTTGTACTTGATTTGAATGATAACACCCTTGATTCGAATCACATGTTTCACTTGATTTGAATAATGCAAAATTGCACTTATATATTTTACTGCTGTCtcatttgatttgaatcacatgTTTCATGACTCGAATCATGTGACTCGAATCACACATCTTGTGACTCGAATCACACACATGGGTTTCTCATATATTTTAGATCTTGATTCGAATCACTTTGCCATTTGACTCAACCCATATTTTTTGCTTATTACTCGAATCAAACATCATTTTTCTCTCATCTTTTGTGCTTGATATATAACATATATACATGCAGGGGTGCACATGAGTCGGTTTAGGTTGAAATTAGCCAAAACCATAACTCAATCCATACATGATACACTGGTTTGGGTGAGGTAAAATAACCACCCACAATATCATTGGGTTGGTTTGAGTAAAACCACAAATTTGTGGGTTAGATTGGATTGGATAGTGGGTTACCCAATATATTTTATTCTTATATAGTTATTAATGATATGTcacattttttcttaataaatagtttaacatattactgctttttttaaacatcaaatgtcTAAATGTACAATGAAATTTATCATaaacatatatttgtaaaaatCGAAGTTACATTACAGTAAAACCTAAAATTGCATAAAATACTTGCAACTTACTAGAAttagcatcaaaataatcaaagtgtggcatcctaaataagttaaaatcattACTTACTAAATAAAAGATGTTCAAAAGATTGAAATTGAAGCAAGCGAAATTAAAAACATGAAAGTCATCACTTGTCAAATtataaaaaagatttaaaaaaatatagtcaCTCAATAACCCATGGGTTTTATGGGTTGGATGTGGATTTAACCATAACCCAATTATTTTGAAtgggttttcatttttgaaaatcgTATTCACCTAATAACCCAACCCAACCCACTTTTTTGGGTCGGCTTGGGTGGATTTTACTGGGTTTGTTGGGTTTACccaacccatgaacacccctataTACATAGCATTTTCTCTCAAAACCTTCATAATGTTAGAAAACATACACTTCCAATATTGATTTGAAAACTTACAAACGACTTGGTCTCTCATCTttttaaaagagttttgaatCTTTCTTGAACACTTATAaatgatttctttcattttctaccTCATTCTTTCTCCATTGTTGCATGAATATAAATATCATCTTTGGAGATGTGTGATTGTTGAGGATATTCATTTTTGAATTTAacgtttctttaaaaaaattggttaAGGTTTCATAGGTTCGTAAGGTGTGCGGTGTTGTGACTGGTTTTGACAATTCTAGTGGAAAAGAATGAGGTTCTTATCTTCATGTTCATCTTGGAAGTATTATGTTGAAGCCTACAAACAAGGTGACAGTTCTTCTCAATCTTTGGACACACCAAAGCTCAAGATACTAGTACATGTCATGGAGCATAAAAGAGCCTTTATATGAAGATTTTAACCGCTTCCACTTGACCCCAAACGAAAAGCACGAGACCGTCTGATTAAATCCAAAAATCAATGATGAAATATATGATTCTATTCTAATGTGTGATCCTCTAAAAATGGTCTATCCATTCGTCACTCGTTGCAAGAATATTCTAAATTGAGTTATCGTATTTGGGTCGGTCTTATAGGGTTGTTTGCCCTTGCCCGGTCCATAACACTACCATAAACCCGTTgatgcagtgttttaaaaaccggaccggtcatcgtaTCGGTGAGGGTACTAGATCAGTGGTTCATTGGTTGAACCACTGGATCACTGGTCGAACCGTTTGACTAaatcggattaaaccggataatttAGTTGAATAAACCGGTCCCTATTGtaatactatttatttaataaatcggtcgaaccggatgacttagtctctaaaaaatatcacaagtcacaacacctacaaaattttacaattttaaaatatcagaatttcacatgtttattttttacattcaaattttaaatattatcatcactcacaacaaaataatacaaaatataaatttaaataaattttaaatcaagtctaattgcaaacagtgAAAAAGTTGTTCAAAATAAGatttgaataaaatctaattatattttaattatattttttataaaaaaaatcatgaaaacggTTTCGTTT is part of the Vicia villosa cultivar HV-30 ecotype Madison, WI linkage group LG2, Vvil1.0, whole genome shotgun sequence genome and encodes:
- the LOC131651214 gene encoding uncharacterized protein LOC131651214, which codes for MSRPVERIAEINDGKELWKIVVRIHHRWKVVSNSKEHFEMIFVDKLGDDIHAVVPAPHVSVFTEKCLLGHTYTVSNFKVVPYVLAFRASGHRYMIKFTAGTSVLDEDKHEIPAKSILFTSFSDIITGRFDKHVLIHVIGMVDSIGYAQTESGAKKQQISMMLRDHSNNMLNCTLWESYADQFIKFNKVRVAASLPTVVLLQYAKVKEEGKYPLSVTNTYNVSLLCVDADFPIMKDFIDRMPEESKVTLSDQLGGNSQYSSQSSENQQLTPVQKLFSKAVVLPIAEIIQLTDVTFCATVATTKLLVASPFGWFYRACHMCQSIARGDNPPFECESGHETMAEVLRYKIEIEVTHGGQSCNFVFWNRECEMLLGLSASQLRNTMIQAGITDPLDFPLALDQLLKLEMAMKVKWHPRWKNCSVVMIIKNDPIIQQLKEKWGTDEVSSNKLTFVL